AATTGTGAAAAGAAAAAACACAAAGTTCCTTATGATATTCATTTAAAAATTCAATACACGAAAGTAAATTTTAAATGTAAAGAATGTAATTGTAATTTAAAATATATTAAAGAATAAATTTTTATTTTACTAAGAATTTATTTTAATTTAAAATTTGTTAAATATAATTTTTAAAAAATTATACTAAAGGTTGAAATATGCTACCAAAATGGTGTGATAAATATAGCATTCATAATGATGCTATCGACAAACAACATAAAAAATTATTTGAACTTGCTGCCAATGTTGAAATGATTTCTGATAAACCTATACATAAAGGTCAAGTCAAATTTTTGCTAGCTGATTTTTTTAACTATATGAAAGAACATTTTGCCGATGAAGAAAAATATATGGCAAAAATAGGCTATCCTGAACTTGCCAATCACCAAAAAATACACAAAAGTATTATTCAATCCATGATTGATCTTATACAAAACATAAAAAGCACAAACGACTTAAAAGAAAAATTAAATATCATAGCTTCTAAATGGCTGTTAGAGCATATATTGCAAGAGGATATGAAAATAGAAAAATGGCATCAGCAAAAATTAAAAAACGCAAACAACCCTACGCAAAAGCAAGATAAAAACTATGATTATATTTGCAAATGCAAAGGTAAAATTCATAAGGTAACAGATGAAATTCATCAAAAAATACAAATAAGCAAAGCACAATATAAATGCAAAACTTGCCAAGAATATATAAAATTAAAATAAAGGAAACATCATGAAAACAAAACGCTATACATTAACTCTTTCTACAGAACTTTATGAACGCTTAGATCAAACAGCAAAATTTTCAAAAAAGAAAAAATCACAAATTCTAAGAGATGCTTTAGAAAATTATCTTGATGAAATGGAAGATTTTGCACCAGCAATTGAAGCATTAGAAGATCTTAAAGATGGTAAATATCAAAAACTTGACTCTATCATTAAAAAGCTAAAATGTTAACCACCCTCTTTCGTTTCTAAACATTTACCTTCAAAGAGCATAATTACATTTGTAAAAGCAAACATTCATAGATAACTCCTTAGTTTTTAAAGATCTAGTTTTTCTAGATCTTTAAAGATTTATATAGCTATAAGTCTATATAAACTAACTAAGCTACACATTTTCTTTAGTTAATTAATAAATATTTCTTTATTTTAAGAATTCTTATATAAAACTATGCTATAATACTCTCCATAGTTTTAATTTTAATAAGGAGAATTCTCATGAAACTAGTTAAACTTAGTTTAGTAGCAGCTTTAGCTGCAGGTGCTTTTTCAGCAGCTAACGCTGTTTCACTTGAAGAAGCTATAAAAGATGTTGATGTATCAGGAATGTTTAGATACAGATTCCAATCTGATAGACAAGAGCAAGGTAATGTAATTAGCGATGGTTACAACAGCTCTAAAAACAACGAGCACAAATTTAAATCTCAATTAAATTTCAAAGCAGCTTTAGATGATAACTTCAAAGCTTTTGTTCAATTCCAATATGGCCAAACAACTGACTATGGTTTTGGTCAAGGAACAACAGGAACAGATACTAAAAGTCCTTTTGTTGTTAACCAAGCTTACTTAGAATACACTAACG
The genomic region above belongs to Campylobacter peloridis LMG 23910 and contains:
- a CDS encoding bacteriohemerythrin, whose translation is MLPKWCDKYSIHNDAIDKQHKKLFELAANVEMISDKPIHKGQVKFLLADFFNYMKEHFADEEKYMAKIGYPELANHQKIHKSIIQSMIDLIQNIKSTNDLKEKLNIIASKWLLEHILQEDMKIEKWHQQKLKNANNPTQKQDKNYDYICKCKGKIHKVTDEIHQKIQISKAQYKCKTCQEYIKLK
- a CDS encoding ribbon-helix-helix domain protein, encoding MKTKRYTLTLSTELYERLDQTAKFSKKKKSQILRDALENYLDEMEDFAPAIEALEDLKDGKYQKLDSIIKKLKC